In the genome of Pediococcus claussenii ATCC BAA-344, one region contains:
- a CDS encoding DMT family transporter gives MKVKTLINVLVSTFLFSSMEIALKIAGSSFNPIELNFIRFLLGGLVLLPFAILKLHKDHRKLGWREIRAFALTGFTCVVVSMTLYQLAIQVTEPAIIAILLSANPVFGMLIGLVFMGEKMSRTNTIAILLTIVGLLVIINPFKLTNPLGIALGLLCSITFGLYGVFTRVSSNKLSLGGLTMTCFSFIAGAFELAILMGLSHVTPLSKALKGMPGFSNIPFFAGINLHTLPLIAYISFLVTGLAFGLYFIVMDEAGIPVASLIFFIKPALAPVLALLVLAEPIYVNTVVGIIIILLGSVITLMGERIALSMSRRK, from the coding sequence TTGAAAGTTAAGACCTTGATTAATGTATTAGTTTCTACATTTTTATTTAGTTCAATGGAAATTGCCCTTAAAATTGCAGGGAGCAGTTTTAATCCAATTGAACTAAATTTTATTCGTTTTTTGCTGGGTGGACTGGTATTGTTACCATTTGCAATTTTGAAGTTACACAAGGATCACCGTAAGCTAGGCTGGCGTGAAATAAGGGCGTTTGCTTTAACAGGGTTTACTTGTGTGGTAGTGAGCATGACGTTATATCAATTGGCGATTCAAGTTACAGAACCGGCGATTATTGCAATTTTATTAAGTGCTAATCCTGTATTTGGAATGCTAATTGGACTTGTTTTTATGGGTGAAAAGATGTCGCGAACCAATACAATTGCCATTTTATTAACAATTGTGGGGCTATTAGTGATTATTAATCCTTTTAAGTTAACTAATCCATTAGGAATTGCTCTTGGATTACTGTGTTCTATCACTTTTGGGTTGTATGGTGTCTTCACACGAGTCAGTTCAAATAAGCTAAGTCTAGGTGGACTAACGATGACCTGTTTTTCATTTATTGCTGGTGCGTTTGAACTTGCAATTTTAATGGGATTATCCCACGTTACTCCGCTTAGTAAGGCACTCAAGGGGATGCCTGGTTTTAGTAATATTCCTTTTTTTGCAGGAATTAACCTTCATACATTACCGTTAATTGCATATATAAGCTTTTTGGTTACTGGATTAGCCTTTGGTTTGTATTTTATTGTTATGGATGAAGCAGGCATTCCAGTTGCTTCATTGATATTTTTCATTAAACCAGCATTGGCACCCGTTTTGGCATTATTAGTTTTAGCAGAGCCTATTTACGTTAACACAGTCGTTGGAATTATTATTATTTTACTGGGTTCGGTAATTACTCTGATGGGTGAAAGAATTGCTTTGTCAATGAGTCGAAGAAAGTAA
- a CDS encoding aldose epimerase family protein, with product MKFSKQGFGKTKWYTLTNDNQISITISNIGATVVAINTPDKNGNVENITLGFKTPEEYTKHHDYFGATVARSAGRIGNAEWRDFKLDNDSEGNNIHGGNNPSISYERWTRISSFTRLHEVGLVLKYLSHDGENGFPGNLTINAIFRLNNQNQFSVTYIGHTSKQTIFNPTTHIYFNLSGNNKRTIDDELLTVDSSSITELDKQKVPTGNLLNVDNTPFNFQSRQQLAGALSKIENGLDTPYIVQPSKEHPQLQLNDPTSGRKLKVQTSANSLVLFSSTGFNGEFIVNGTREMTSQLGLAIEPQMLPDAVHHSGFGNVIISPSKPMMYQNVYYLN from the coding sequence ATGAAATTTAGTAAGCAAGGGTTTGGCAAAACAAAATGGTACACCCTAACAAATGATAACCAGATCTCAATCACTATCAGTAACATCGGAGCTACCGTAGTTGCGATCAACACGCCTGATAAAAATGGTAACGTTGAAAATATCACACTCGGATTTAAAACACCTGAAGAATATACCAAACATCACGATTATTTTGGTGCAACCGTTGCACGCTCTGCAGGACGTATTGGAAACGCTGAATGGCGCGATTTTAAGCTAGACAATGATAGTGAGGGCAACAATATTCACGGAGGAAATAATCCGTCTATCAGTTATGAACGCTGGACTCGGATCAGCTCGTTTACACGTCTGCATGAAGTTGGACTAGTCTTAAAATATTTAAGTCACGACGGTGAAAATGGATTTCCCGGTAATTTAACGATCAACGCAATTTTCAGACTTAATAATCAAAACCAATTTTCAGTTACCTATATTGGTCACACATCAAAACAAACCATCTTTAATCCTACTACTCATATTTATTTCAACCTAAGTGGTAATAACAAGCGAACTATTGATGATGAACTACTAACCGTTGACAGCAGTTCAATTACCGAACTTGACAAACAAAAGGTTCCAACCGGAAACCTATTAAATGTAGACAACACGCCCTTTAATTTTCAATCCCGTCAGCAATTAGCTGGTGCCCTCTCAAAAATTGAGAACGGTCTTGATACCCCCTATATAGTCCAACCTAGTAAAGAGCATCCCCAATTACAGCTAAACGACCCAACGTCCGGTCGTAAACTTAAAGTACAAACCTCTGCCAATTCCTTGGTATTGTTCTCTTCAACCGGATTTAATGGTGAATTCATAGTTAATGGCACCAGAGAAATGACCTCTCAGCTTGGTTTAGCAATTGAGCCACAAATGTTACCAGATGCAGTTCATCATTCTGGCTTCGGTAACGTTATTATTTCACCGTCTAAACCAATGATGTACCAAAACGTTTATTATTTAAATTAA
- a CDS encoding Cof-type HAD-IIB family hydrolase: MSIKLVAIDIDDTLLNSDHAITDKTVSTIKRAIQQGTHIVLCTGRPLAGVAEYLKQLEIDGDNQYVITYNGALSQSVDGKILKSHILNLDDFKRIKNFCDRNNVQFNVLDDQSNIYTTNHSINRFTVVQAYENFAGIQQIESIAELASDFVMTKAVLVGEIDQINLVENQFKIDFANQYYQIRSTPNFFEILNKNANKGNALQDLRRYLHLDLSEVMSIGDERNDLTMFENSGTSVAMGNSSDFIKKHTDLVTTDNDHDGVAEAIEKFVLNH, translated from the coding sequence ATGAGTATAAAATTAGTTGCAATTGATATAGATGATACGTTGTTAAATTCAGATCACGCTATCACAGATAAAACTGTTTCGACAATCAAAAGAGCTATTCAACAGGGTACTCATATTGTGCTCTGTACGGGACGTCCCTTAGCAGGTGTTGCAGAATATTTAAAGCAACTTGAAATTGATGGGGATAACCAATACGTCATTACGTACAATGGTGCACTATCTCAATCTGTCGATGGTAAAATATTAAAATCACATATTTTGAATCTTGATGATTTCAAACGGATTAAAAATTTTTGTGATCGTAACAATGTCCAATTTAATGTCTTAGATGATCAAAGTAATATTTACACAACCAACCATTCAATTAATCGTTTCACTGTAGTTCAGGCCTACGAAAACTTTGCGGGCATCCAGCAGATTGAATCTATTGCTGAACTTGCTTCGGATTTTGTTATGACCAAGGCTGTCTTAGTTGGCGAAATTGATCAAATTAACTTAGTTGAAAACCAATTTAAAATTGACTTTGCTAACCAGTATTATCAGATTCGTTCCACACCTAACTTCTTTGAAATTTTAAATAAGAATGCCAATAAGGGTAATGCTCTGCAGGATTTACGTAGATACCTACACCTAGATCTCAGCGAAGTTATGTCCATTGGCGATGAACGAAACGATTTAACAATGTTTGAAAATAGTGGCACCTCAGTAGCTATGGGAAACTCGTCTGATTTTATTAAAAAGCATACCGATCTAGTGACCACAGATAATGATCATGATGGTGTAGCAGAGGCAATCGAAAAGTTCGTCCTCAATCATTAG
- a CDS encoding DapH/DapD/GlmU-related protein, translating into MTGISTIGNDVRIGGSAVLLPNVTLGNNVVVGANSTVTKSFPDNVVIAGNPARVIRTLD; encoded by the coding sequence ATGACTGGAATCAGCACAATTGGTAACGATGTCAGGATAGGCGGAAGTGCTGTATTGTTACCTAACGTTACCTTAGGCAATAACGTCGTTGTGGGTGCCAATAGTACAGTAACAAAATCATTCCCAGATAATGTAGTGATTGCTGGGAATCCTGCTCGTGTTATTCGAACACTTGACTAA
- a CDS encoding AEC family transporter, which yields MTAFITSVGSIVTILIMMALGFGLRGLGWFDDKFSGSISKLIMNVALPASIFMSVMKNLTLPKLVSLSSGLIYSFGGVIIGYIIAWIAVKALKIRPGRRGLFMNTVVNANTIFIGLPLNLALFGTKSLPYFLVYYVTNTVSTWAFGVFLIQNDDPTKEKGAKSAQAFNWKKLLPPPLLGFLVSLVWLLLRLPVPDWAGNTLTYIGGLVTPLSLIYIGIVLYDAGLKSIKFDRDTILALLGRFVLAPVVITLLILFGAHIGHALPSMEMQTLIVQASAPGLAVMPILANEAHGDVEYATNLVTTSTILFIIVVPIVMTLIQFI from the coding sequence ATGACTGCATTTATTACGTCAGTTGGAAGTATCGTCACGATCCTAATCATGATGGCATTGGGATTTGGCCTACGCGGATTAGGTTGGTTTGACGACAAATTTAGTGGAAGTATTTCAAAATTAATCATGAATGTTGCGTTACCAGCATCAATTTTTATGTCAGTAATGAAAAATCTAACTTTACCTAAGTTAGTTAGTTTATCAAGTGGATTGATTTATTCATTTGGTGGGGTAATTATTGGATATATTATTGCTTGGATTGCTGTTAAAGCATTGAAGATTCGTCCTGGACGTCGTGGTTTGTTCATGAATACAGTGGTTAATGCCAACACAATTTTTATTGGTTTGCCATTGAACCTTGCTCTATTTGGAACAAAGAGTTTGCCATATTTCTTGGTATACTACGTAACTAACACAGTTTCAACATGGGCATTTGGGGTATTCTTAATTCAAAATGATGATCCTACTAAGGAAAAGGGTGCCAAATCAGCTCAAGCATTCAATTGGAAGAAGCTTTTACCGCCTCCACTACTTGGATTCCTTGTATCACTAGTATGGTTATTACTAAGATTACCAGTCCCTGATTGGGCCGGAAACACTTTAACCTATATTGGTGGCTTGGTAACACCATTATCATTAATTTACATTGGTATTGTTCTATATGATGCCGGTTTGAAGAGTATTAAGTTTGATCGTGATACAATTCTTGCATTATTAGGTCGTTTTGTATTAGCACCAGTTGTAATAACGTTGTTGATTTTGTTTGGAGCGCACATTGGTCACGCATTACCATCTATGGAAATGCAAACATTGATCGTACAAGCTTCAGCACCTGGTCTAGCTGTTATGCCAATTTTAGCTAACGAAGCACATGGTGATGTTGAGTACGCAACTAACCTGGTAACAACAAGTACAATTCTATTCATTATAGTTGTACCAATTGTAATGACGTTGATTCAATTTATATAA
- a CDS encoding malolactic enzyme — MDKNPMSIINNPYLNKGTAFTEEERKSLGLAGLIPPFVQTLDEQVTQTYAQLQTKANDLEKRLFLMQIFNENRVLFYKLFSQHIVEFMPIVYDPTIADTIENYSELYVQSQNATYLSIDDPDSMEAALKNSADGRDIRLIVVTDAEGILGIGDWGTNGVDISVGKLMVYTAAAGIDPSQVLPVVLDAGTNNQELLKDPLYLGNRHERIKGDTYYKFVDRFVETAERLFPNLYLHFEDFGRDNAANILNKYKGQITTFNDDIQGTGIIVLAGMLGALNISKQKFTDQVYLTYGAGTAGAGIAKRIFDEFVQEGMAPEEARKHFYMVDKQGLLFDDDETLTPEQKPFARSRSEFDNADELTNLEAVVKTIHPTVLVGTSTQPGTFTEDIVKEMAAHTERPIIFPLSNPTKLAEAKAEDLIKWTDGKALVATGIPAADVEYKGVTYQIGQANNALVYPGLGLGVIASTAKLLNDEMISKAAHSLGGIVDSEKPGAAVLPPVSKLDQFSNTVAKAVADSAVEQNLTKETISDVAKAIEDTRWTPEYK, encoded by the coding sequence ATGGACAAAAATCCTATGTCAATTATTAATAACCCATATTTAAATAAGGGAACTGCCTTTACCGAAGAAGAACGTAAGAGTCTTGGATTAGCTGGCCTTATTCCACCTTTCGTTCAAACTTTAGATGAACAAGTTACCCAAACTTATGCACAGTTGCAAACAAAGGCCAACGATTTGGAGAAACGTTTGTTCTTAATGCAAATTTTTAACGAAAATCGTGTGCTTTTTTATAAGCTGTTTAGCCAACACATTGTTGAATTTATGCCAATCGTTTATGATCCAACTATCGCGGATACTATTGAAAACTATAGTGAACTCTATGTTCAGTCACAAAATGCAACATACCTTTCAATTGATGATCCGGATTCAATGGAAGCTGCTCTTAAGAATTCTGCTGATGGTCGTGACATCCGTTTAATTGTTGTTACTGATGCAGAGGGAATTTTAGGTATTGGAGACTGGGGTACCAATGGTGTTGATATTTCAGTTGGTAAATTAATGGTATACACAGCCGCAGCAGGCATTGATCCAAGTCAAGTTCTTCCCGTTGTTTTAGATGCAGGTACAAATAACCAGGAACTTTTAAAAGATCCTCTTTATCTTGGAAATCGGCATGAACGCATTAAGGGCGATACCTACTACAAATTTGTTGATCGATTTGTGGAAACAGCTGAACGACTATTTCCTAATTTGTACCTTCACTTTGAAGATTTTGGACGCGACAATGCTGCCAATATCTTGAACAAGTATAAAGGCCAAATCACGACATTCAATGATGATATTCAAGGTACCGGGATTATTGTTTTAGCAGGAATGCTAGGAGCTTTGAATATTTCTAAACAAAAATTCACTGATCAAGTGTACCTAACATATGGTGCAGGGACCGCTGGTGCAGGAATTGCTAAACGAATCTTTGATGAATTCGTGCAAGAAGGAATGGCCCCCGAAGAAGCACGTAAACACTTCTACATGGTTGATAAGCAAGGATTGCTATTTGATGACGATGAAACATTGACTCCAGAACAAAAGCCATTTGCACGTAGTCGGTCAGAGTTTGATAACGCTGATGAGCTAACTAATTTGGAAGCTGTTGTTAAAACAATTCATCCAACTGTATTAGTTGGTACTTCGACTCAACCAGGCACCTTTACTGAAGATATCGTGAAGGAGATGGCTGCTCATACTGAACGTCCAATTATTTTCCCACTATCGAATCCAACTAAACTTGCAGAAGCAAAGGCGGAAGATTTAATCAAGTGGACTGATGGTAAAGCTTTAGTAGCTACAGGAATTCCAGCTGCTGATGTTGAATACAAGGGTGTTACTTATCAGATTGGACAGGCAAATAACGCACTTGTTTACCCAGGTCTTGGTTTAGGCGTTATTGCTTCAACTGCAAAATTATTGAACGATGAAATGATTTCAAAGGCAGCTCATTCATTAGGTGGAATTGTGGATAGCGAAAAGCCTGGTGCAGCAGTATTACCTCCAGTATCAAAACTTGATCAATTTTCAAATACTGTTGCAAAGGCTGTTGCAGATAGTGCCGTTGAACAGAATTTAACAAAAGAGACAATTTCTGATGTTGCAAAGGCTATTGAGGATACTCGTTGGACGCCGGAATATAAATAA
- a CDS encoding LysR family transcriptional regulator: protein MNIKDLNYFHELVHTRNFSEVAKKFKVSQPTISLSIRRLEEEFQTTLFSRDQGQHHLEVTISGQQLDEHVITILDQINIAHNEINNVNTKKVTLGLPPIMTSIFFPSIAANLNKNGLLDSIIPFAKGSADLIKMLLNGQLDMTLIGSIEELDRNQLFVEQLAQSPFKIIVGKESPHFGKDHIYFSELSDDNFISLDTSFIHSKALKVFSHNSHFRPNIIYQSNEAQVIQEMVQNNVGVGFLVDAAIKPNSDMKVLNLLDEDQPTFHMNLAYRNDHILNPLQKQVMDLILEATKNRE from the coding sequence ATGAACATCAAAGACTTAAACTATTTTCACGAACTAGTCCACACGCGCAACTTTTCAGAAGTTGCTAAAAAATTTAAAGTAAGCCAACCCACAATTAGTCTGTCTATCCGCCGCTTAGAAGAAGAATTTCAAACAACCCTTTTTTCACGTGATCAGGGACAGCACCATTTAGAAGTCACAATTAGTGGTCAACAGCTAGATGAACACGTGATCACCATTTTAGACCAGATTAATATTGCTCATAATGAAATAAATAATGTTAATACAAAAAAAGTCACGTTAGGCTTGCCACCAATTATGACTTCTATTTTCTTTCCATCAATTGCCGCTAACCTAAATAAAAATGGCTTATTAGATTCCATCATCCCATTTGCAAAGGGCTCCGCTGATCTAATTAAAATGTTACTGAATGGCCAGCTAGACATGACTTTAATTGGATCAATTGAGGAACTAGATCGTAATCAACTTTTCGTTGAACAATTGGCACAGTCGCCATTTAAAATAATAGTTGGAAAGGAATCTCCTCATTTTGGAAAAGATCATATCTATTTTTCTGAATTAAGTGATGACAACTTCATCAGTTTAGATACTAGTTTTATACATTCAAAGGCCCTAAAGGTGTTCAGTCACAACAGTCATTTCAGACCAAATATTATTTATCAAAGTAATGAAGCACAGGTTATTCAAGAAATGGTCCAAAATAATGTGGGTGTTGGATTCTTAGTCGATGCGGCCATCAAACCTAATTCTGACATGAAGGTTCTAAATTTACTGGATGAAGATCAACCCACTTTCCATATGAATTTAGCTTACCGAAACGATCATATTTTAAATCCTTTACAAAAACAGGTTATGGATTTGATTTTAGAGGCAACAAAAAACAGAGAGTGA
- a CDS encoding peptidylprolyl isomerase, protein MAYPQLDLKNEKGSKVTIKTNHGDVKIQLFDDIAPKTVKNFIELAKKGYYDGVIFHRVIADFMIQGGDPTGTGMGGESIYGKSFEDEFSDELFNLKGALSMANAGPNTNGSQFFIVTNSNVPKKMLRQLADAGYPEEVIEEYKKGGTPWLDHHHTVFGQVVEGMDVVSEIENVATDYADKPNEDVVIESITVE, encoded by the coding sequence ATGGCATATCCACAATTAGATTTAAAAAATGAAAAGGGCTCTAAAGTAACGATTAAAACAAACCATGGTGATGTTAAGATCCAACTTTTTGATGATATTGCCCCAAAGACGGTTAAAAACTTTATCGAATTAGCTAAAAAAGGTTACTACGATGGTGTTATTTTCCATCGAGTTATTGCTGATTTCATGATTCAAGGTGGGGACCCCACAGGCACTGGAATGGGTGGCGAAAGCATCTATGGCAAATCATTTGAAGATGAATTTTCAGATGAATTATTTAATCTAAAGGGCGCACTTTCAATGGCCAATGCTGGTCCTAACACTAACGGAAGTCAGTTCTTTATTGTCACAAATAGCAATGTTCCTAAGAAAATGTTACGCCAGTTGGCAGATGCCGGTTATCCTGAAGAAGTAATTGAAGAATATAAAAAAGGTGGAACACCCTGGCTTGATCACCATCATACTGTATTTGGACAAGTTGTTGAGGGCATGGACGTGGTTAGTGAAATTGAAAATGTTGCAACTGACTATGCGGACAAGCCAAATGAAGATGTTGTGATTGAATCAATTACGGTTGAATAG
- a CDS encoding HAD-IA family hydrolase, whose translation MDKVASFAGFDTLFNINPFYDAVGKIGKRYDVDEDTAKNEFKKIEKELMSDDYQKYSALIEAALNKTAKNLGFKVSPSDFSDLLIAHTATIRPFPDAPTALYEAKRKGYKTVLMTNHSRDLIGANIINLDHEFDLVVTSEDVEAYKPNKKFFDYVEQQLGKTEKHVHIAVDQVKDLDPARRQGWETITINRDDVLADGTVESLVDAVEALG comes from the coding sequence ATGGATAAAGTTGCTAGTTTTGCAGGCTTTGATACGTTGTTTAACATCAACCCTTTCTATGATGCGGTTGGTAAAATCGGAAAACGATATGATGTAGATGAGGATACTGCAAAAAACGAATTTAAAAAGATTGAAAAAGAGTTGATGAGTGATGATTATCAAAAATATTCGGCTCTAATTGAGGCTGCTTTGAACAAAACGGCAAAAAATTTAGGATTTAAGGTAAGTCCAAGTGATTTTAGTGATTTATTGATTGCACATACTGCTACCATAAGGCCATTTCCAGATGCACCGACTGCCTTATATGAGGCGAAAAGAAAGGGCTACAAAACGGTTTTAATGACAAATCATTCACGAGATTTAATTGGGGCCAATATTATTAACTTAGATCATGAGTTTGATTTAGTAGTAACTTCAGAAGATGTAGAGGCTTATAAACCTAATAAAAAATTCTTTGACTATGTCGAACAACAATTGGGCAAGACTGAAAAGCACGTTCATATTGCCGTTGACCAAGTTAAGGACCTTGATCCAGCACGACGCCAAGGCTGGGAAACTATTACGATTAATAGAGATGACGTCCTTGCTGATGGAACGGTAGAATCCTTGGTTGATGCGGTAGAAGCTCTTGGATAG
- a CDS encoding ClC family H(+)/Cl(-) exchange transporter, with the protein MQSKFQNTRFLALVHAIIIGTLIGLVVSCFRLAIEKMLTIFTSLYQQASSHLLILGLIIVLNVLIALIVSMWVKQTPAISGSGIPQVEGQLAGEYDSKWFPVLWKKTIGGILAIGSGLMLGREGPSIQLGAAIGQGWSDFRHFEGSDKRVLIASGSAAGLSAAFNAPIASTLFVLEEIYHNFSPLVWISALTSAVMSNFISLNFFGLKPVLAIRYAHALPLSMYWQLLVLGILLGLAGRFYQIVLLQLTKWYAAISFLPRWMDGLVPLLVVIPLGLFSPHILGGGNSLVPQIAQQSHLLLPIISLLVIRFVFSMISYGSGLPGGIFLPILTLGAIIGALYVTVMAQLNLINPVYLPNFVIYAMAGYFACIGKAPFTAILLVTEMVGSLQHLMPLAVVSLTAYIIVDLLGGEPIYESLLHQLVPELIQNPSGLQDHIEFPIFEGSDLDGITVREVKWPENSLLIAIRRGKREIIPNGDSILKTGDTLIVSTQRSNRAFVKQHLTNLY; encoded by the coding sequence TTGCAATCCAAGTTTCAAAACACCCGTTTTCTCGCACTAGTTCACGCCATAATTATTGGAACCCTAATTGGATTAGTCGTCAGTTGTTTTCGACTAGCTATTGAAAAAATGCTTACTATTTTTACGAGTTTATACCAACAAGCCTCATCACATCTACTGATTTTAGGATTAATCATTGTACTCAATGTTTTAATCGCTCTAATTGTAAGTATGTGGGTAAAACAGACTCCTGCCATCTCTGGATCTGGTATTCCTCAGGTTGAAGGTCAGCTAGCTGGAGAATATGATTCAAAGTGGTTCCCAGTACTCTGGAAGAAAACCATTGGAGGAATTCTTGCCATCGGTTCTGGACTAATGCTAGGTCGTGAAGGTCCATCCATCCAGTTAGGCGCCGCAATTGGCCAAGGCTGGAGTGATTTCCGCCACTTCGAGGGTAGCGATAAACGTGTTTTAATTGCTAGTGGTTCTGCCGCCGGACTTTCTGCTGCTTTTAACGCTCCAATCGCCAGTACTTTATTCGTACTTGAAGAAATTTATCATAATTTTTCACCATTGGTATGGATCAGCGCACTTACCAGCGCCGTTATGTCAAACTTCATTTCACTCAACTTCTTTGGGCTGAAACCTGTTCTTGCTATCCGTTATGCGCATGCCTTACCACTATCGATGTATTGGCAGCTACTGGTACTTGGAATATTATTAGGTTTAGCAGGTCGCTTCTACCAAATCGTTTTATTACAACTAACAAAATGGTACGCTGCCATTTCTTTCCTTCCACGTTGGATGGATGGCCTCGTACCACTACTAGTTGTTATTCCACTTGGTCTATTTTCACCTCATATTCTAGGAGGCGGCAATAGCTTGGTCCCCCAAATCGCTCAACAAAGTCATCTATTATTGCCAATCATTTCATTACTAGTAATTCGTTTCGTTTTTTCAATGATTTCCTATGGTTCCGGGTTACCTGGTGGAATTTTCCTGCCAATTCTGACATTAGGTGCCATTATTGGCGCACTTTACGTCACAGTAATGGCACAATTAAATCTCATTAATCCAGTGTATCTTCCGAACTTCGTAATTTATGCAATGGCTGGATACTTCGCCTGTATTGGTAAAGCCCCATTTACAGCCATTCTCTTAGTAACCGAAATGGTCGGCTCTCTTCAACACTTAATGCCACTGGCAGTTGTTAGTTTAACAGCCTATATAATCGTTGATTTACTTGGTGGTGAGCCCATTTACGAATCTCTTTTACACCAATTAGTTCCGGAATTAATTCAGAATCCATCCGGGTTGCAGGATCATATTGAATTCCCTATTTTTGAAGGATCGGACCTAGATGGAATCACCGTGAGGGAAGTCAAATGGCCTGAAAATAGCCTGTTAATAGCTATTCGTCGTGGCAAACGAGAAATCATTCCAAATGGTGACTCAATTTTAAAAACTGGAGATACGTTAATTGTTTCAACACAACGCTCCAATCGTGCTTTCGTAAAACAACACTTAACAAATCTATATTAA
- a CDS encoding VOC family protein, which produces MKIEHAAIWVQDIEKIRNFYLKYFRVSSSEMYHNEKTGFYSYFLSFPDGGARLEVMHQDEALEKPKKQYGYAHIALSLGSKDAVNQMTNRLQADGYKRTNGPRTTGDGYYESVFEDPEGNTLELTV; this is translated from the coding sequence ATGAAAATAGAACATGCAGCAATCTGGGTTCAAGACATCGAAAAAATACGTAATTTTTACCTAAAGTATTTCCGAGTAAGTAGCAGTGAAATGTATCATAATGAAAAAACAGGGTTTTATTCATATTTTCTTAGTTTTCCCGATGGAGGTGCGCGTTTAGAAGTTATGCATCAAGATGAAGCTTTGGAGAAACCAAAAAAGCAATATGGATATGCCCATATTGCTTTGTCTTTAGGTAGTAAAGATGCCGTTAATCAAATGACAAACCGCTTGCAAGCCGATGGATATAAACGTACAAACGGGCCACGAACAACCGGCGACGGTTATTATGAATCAGTATTTGAAGACCCAGAGGGGAACACACTAGAACTGACAGTTTAA